The following are from one region of the Sorghum bicolor cultivar BTx623 chromosome 2, Sorghum_bicolor_NCBIv3, whole genome shotgun sequence genome:
- the LOC8056236 gene encoding probable inactive receptor kinase RLK902: protein MRWAPGASASAGRAVYVVLVAALWCASLVPRAAAQADLAADRAALLAFRAAVGPRLPWDAAAPCGWRGVTCDAAGARVVALKLPGESLIGAVPLGTIGNLTALRALSLRLNALSGGIPADIGSCAELRYLYLQGNRLDGQIPEGFFGLRLLQRLDLSNNRIAGEVSPDFNRLQRLATLYLENNSLNGTLPSDLDLPKLQLFNVSGNNFTGPVPDSLVRMPASAFDGTGLCGGPLAPCPTPPSPPPAPAAANGSNSRKLSTGAIAGIAAGGAVAFLVLIAVIFFLCFRCHKTIAEKSAAAAADGDLDASPESVTVASMDKKSGTRRSSQATAAGNGKKLVFLGAAPDAPYDLESLLHASAEVIGKGWLGTTYRAMLEGGAATVAVKRLRAAPIPEREFRDKVTALGALRHENLVPVRAYFYSREEKLIVYDFVGAGSLCSLLHGSSSSGAGASPARLDFAARARIALAAARGVAFIHDAGDRARSCHGNIKSTNVLVTETRDGAYVTDHGILQLVGAHVPLKRVTGYRAPEVTDPRRASQETDVYAFGVLLLELLTGKPPVNSVPGSTDGVNLPMWVRTVVQEEWTAEVFDASIAIEERVEEEMMQLLRLAVDCTDDRPDRRPRMAEVVARIDLIVESALMKTNTDDDFHSISP, encoded by the coding sequence ATGCGGTGGGCGCCCGgcgccagcgccagcgccgGGCGGGCGGTCTACGTCGTCCTCGTCGCGGCGCTGTGGTGCGCCTCGCTCGTCCCGCGCGCGGCGGCGCAGGCGGACCTCGCGGCGGAccgggcggcgctgctcgcgttCCGGGCCGCGGTGGGGCCGCGGCTCCCGTGGGACGCGGCGGCGCCGTGCGGGTGGCGTGGCGTCACGTGCGACGCCGCCGGCGCGCGCGTCGTCGCGCTGAAGCTCCCCGGGGAGAGCCTCATCGGTGCGGTGCCGCTCGGGACGATCGGCAACCTCACGGCGCTGCGGGCGCTGTCGCTCCGACTCAACGCGCTCTCCGGCGGGATCCCCGCCGACATCGGGAGCTGCGCGGAGCTCAGGTACCTGTACCTCCAGGGCAACCGGCTCGATGGGCAGATACCGGAAGGGTTCTTCGGCCTCCGGTTGCTGCAGCGGCTCGACCTCTCCAACAACCGCATCGCCGGCGAGGTCTCGCCGGACTTCAACAGGCTCCAGAGGCTCGCTACTCTGTACTTGGAGAACAACAGCTTGAATGGCACGCTGCCGTCCGACCTTGACCTCCCGAAGCTTCAACTCTTCAACGTGTCGGGAAACAACTTCACCGGCCCTGTTCCCGATTCGCTCGTCCGGATGCCAGCCAGCGCCTTTGATGGGACAGGGCTCTGTGGCGGCCCTCTAGCGCCGTGCCCAACCCCTCCTTCGCCGCCGCCTGCTCCGGCCGCTGCTAATGGTAGCAACAGCAGGAAGCTCTCCACTGGCGCGATCGCCGGCATTGCTGCGGGTGGTGCCGTGGCGTTCTTGGTTTTGATCGCCGTGATATTCTTCCTCTGCTTTCGGTGTCACAAGACAATAGCTGAAAaatccgcggcggcggcggccgacgGCGACCTGGACGCGTCTCCTGAGTCGGTCACCGTGGCGAGCATGGACAAGAAGAGCGGCACGAGGCGGTCCTCGCAGGCCACGGCGGCCGGCAACGGCAAGAAGCTGGTGTTCTTGGGAGCGGCGCCGGACGCGCCGTACGATCTGGAGTCGCTTCTGCACGCGTCGGCCGAGGTGATCGGGAAGGGGTGGCTGGGCACGACGTACCGCGCCATGCTCGAGGGCGGCGCCGCCACCGTGGCCGTCAAGCGGCTGAGGGCGGCACCCATCCCGGAGCGGGAGTTCCGGGACAAGGTGACGGCGCTGGGCGCGCTCCGGCACGAGAACCTGGTGCCGGTCCGCGCCTACTTCTACAGCCGGGAGGAGAAGCTCATCGTGTACGACTTCGTGGGCGCCGGCAGCCTCTGCTCCCTCCTccacggcagcagcagcagcggcgccgGCGCGAGCCCCGCGCGGCTCGACTTCGCCGCGCGGGCGCGCATAGCGCTGGCGGCCGCGCGCGGCGTCGCGTTCATCCACGACGCCGGCGACCGCGCCCGCTCGTGCCACGGCAACATCAAGTCGACCAACGTCCTCGTCACCGAGACGCGCGACGGCGCCTACGTGACCGACCACGGCATCCTCCAGCTCGTCGGCGCGCACGTGCCGCTGAAGCGCGTCACCGGGTACCGCGCCCCGGAGGTGACCGACCCGCGCAGGGCGTCGCAGGAGACGGACGTGTACGCCTTCGGCGTGCTGCTCCTCGAGCTGCTGACGGGGAAGCCGCCGGTGAACTCGGTGCCCGGGAGCACCGACGGCGTGAACCTGCCGATGTGGGTGCGCACGGTGGTGCAGGAGGAGTGGACGGCCGAGGTGTTCGACGCCAGCATCGCGATCGAGGAGCGCGTGGAGGAGGAGATGATGCAGCTGCTGCGGCTCGCCGTGGACTGCACGGACGATCGACCCGACCGGCGGCCCCGGATGGCCGAGGTGGTGGCGAGGATCGACCTCATTGTCGAGAGCGCGCTCATGAAGACCAACACGGATGACGACTTCCATAGCATTTCTCCCTGA
- the LOC8056237 gene encoding uncharacterized protein LOC8056237 — protein MARSAFVPMAEEKEQGGAGAGRGAGAGAAVNNKEQQEVLLVHSQVRRIKKEDEEARERLLKLRLLETRPAAAAGGVAWRAPRSLSPLRRAGSAIPVPVPVPVGE, from the coding sequence aTGGCGAGATCGGCGTTTGTTCCGATGGCGGAGGAGAAAGAGCAAGGTGGTGCGGGTGCCGGaagaggagcaggagcaggagcggcCGTCAATAACAAGGAGCAGCAGGAGGTGCTGCTGGTGCACAGCCAGGTGCGGCGGATCAagaaggaggacgaggaggcCAGGGAGCGCCTCCTCAAGCTGCGCCTGCTGGAGACCAggcccgctgccgccgccggcggggtGGCGTGGCGAGCCCCGCGCTCTCTGTCGCCGCTCCGCCGTGCCGGGAGCGCCATCCCGGTCCCGGTCCCAGTCCCGGTGGGGGAGTAG